From Streptomyces cyaneogriseus subsp. noncyanogenus, the proteins below share one genomic window:
- a CDS encoding Vms1/Ankzf1 family peptidyl-tRNA hydrolase: MDLAFLHPLYEQPGPWASVYVDLSRHAEDTARERQLTAGAVARELAAQGADEATCRAVQEAVDDLRHSSDPHGRALFARAGRVVLDPPLARPPQGGTTAHWAPLPHVSPLLELMGEDPVCVVAYIDRKGADFELRSALGSREAGGVTGREWPVHRTSSVDWSERHFQLRVENTWEHNAAEVADALAVCQEETGADLLILVGDDRERRAVHERLPKRLQNCVVEATRGAGSRLLDDEVERLRAEHVRARTQEDLDKFLAARTPDGEGRAAAVEGVPALVEAAREHRIDELLIIPQGPDTHREVWIGEDADQLAVRRTELKTLGEQHSWSARADDALLRSAVMTGAPAIAVTPALPPDAAEEADAPVGGLGALLRWK, encoded by the coding sequence ATGGATCTCGCCTTTCTGCACCCCTTGTACGAGCAGCCCGGCCCCTGGGCCTCCGTGTACGTCGACCTCTCCCGGCACGCGGAGGACACCGCGCGCGAGCGGCAGCTCACGGCCGGAGCGGTGGCCCGGGAGCTCGCGGCACAGGGCGCCGACGAGGCGACCTGCCGGGCCGTGCAGGAGGCGGTGGACGACCTGCGTCACTCCTCCGACCCGCACGGCCGCGCCCTGTTCGCCCGCGCCGGCCGGGTCGTCCTCGACCCGCCGCTGGCCCGCCCCCCGCAGGGCGGCACCACCGCCCACTGGGCGCCCCTGCCGCATGTCTCGCCGCTGCTGGAGCTGATGGGCGAGGACCCGGTGTGCGTGGTGGCGTACATCGACCGCAAGGGCGCCGACTTCGAGCTGCGCAGCGCCCTGGGCAGCCGGGAGGCGGGCGGTGTCACCGGCCGGGAGTGGCCGGTGCACCGGACGAGCAGCGTGGACTGGTCGGAGCGCCATTTCCAGCTCCGGGTGGAGAACACCTGGGAGCACAATGCGGCGGAGGTCGCCGACGCGCTCGCGGTGTGCCAGGAGGAGACCGGCGCCGACCTGCTGATCCTGGTCGGTGACGACCGGGAGCGGCGGGCGGTCCACGAGCGGCTGCCCAAGCGGTTGCAGAACTGCGTGGTCGAGGCCACGCGGGGCGCCGGCAGCCGGCTGCTCGACGACGAGGTGGAGCGGCTGCGCGCCGAGCACGTACGCGCCCGGACCCAGGAGGACCTGGACAAGTTCCTGGCCGCCCGCACCCCGGACGGCGAGGGGCGGGCCGCCGCGGTGGAGGGTGTGCCCGCGCTGGTCGAGGCCGCCCGCGAACACCGCATCGACGAGCTGCTGATCATCCCCCAGGGCCCCGACACGCACCGCGAGGTGTGGATCGGCGAGGACGCGGACCAGCTCGCGGTGCGCCGTACGGAGCTGAAGACGCTGGGCGAGCAGCACTCCTGGTCCGCCCGCGCGGACGACGCCCTGCTGCGCTCGGCCGTGATGACCGGCGCCCCGGCGATCGCGGTGACCCCGGCGCTGCCGCCGGACGCGGCCGAGGAGGCCGACGCCCCGGTGGGCGGTCTGGGCGCCCTCCTGCGCTGGAAGTGA
- a CDS encoding DUF6158 family protein, translating to MNEHDEREITATGIDPDRLDDQQLMKELENIHRTRHDTLLYGSNDALRAHNERMAQLEGEWLRRNPRRPVAAGRTREGARERGCGQSATPGV from the coding sequence ATGAACGAACACGACGAGCGGGAGATCACCGCGACCGGGATCGATCCGGACCGGCTGGACGACCAGCAGCTCATGAAGGAGCTGGAGAACATCCACCGCACGCGGCACGACACACTGCTGTACGGCTCGAACGACGCGCTGCGGGCCCACAACGAGCGCATGGCGCAGCTGGAGGGCGAATGGCTGCGCCGCAACCCCCGCCGTCCGGTCGCCGCGGGCCGCACCCGCGAAGGGGCCCGGGAGCGGGGCTGCGGGCAGTCGGCGACTCCCGGCGTGTGA
- a CDS encoding type 1 glutamine amidotransferase domain-containing protein produces the protein MRIAFLTAPEGVEQVELTDPWQAAVDAGHEPVLVSTKAGEVQAFNHLDKADTFPVDEVVGETSADSFGGLVLPGGVANPDFLRMDDKAVAFVKDFFDQGRPVAAICHAPWTLVEADVVRDRVLTSWPSLRTDIRNAGGTWVDEQVKVCDHGPNRLITSRKPDDLKAFCETYLAEFARAGG, from the coding sequence ATGCGCATCGCTTTTCTCACCGCACCGGAAGGTGTCGAACAGGTCGAGCTGACCGACCCGTGGCAGGCCGCGGTGGACGCCGGGCACGAGCCGGTGCTCGTGTCGACGAAGGCGGGTGAGGTCCAGGCCTTCAACCATCTCGACAAGGCGGACACCTTCCCCGTGGACGAGGTGGTCGGCGAGACGTCGGCCGACTCGTTCGGCGGGCTGGTCCTGCCGGGCGGGGTGGCCAACCCCGACTTCCTGCGGATGGACGACAAGGCCGTGGCGTTCGTGAAGGACTTCTTCGACCAGGGCCGCCCGGTCGCCGCGATCTGCCACGCCCCGTGGACACTGGTCGAGGCGGACGTCGTCCGCGACCGGGTCCTGACCTCCTGGCCGAGCCTGCGGACCGACATCCGCAACGCGGGCGGCACCTGGGTCGACGAACAGGTCAAGGTCTGCGACCACGGCCCCAACCGGCTGATCACCAGCCGGAAGCCGGACGACCTGAAGGCGTTCTGCGAGACCTACCTCGCGGAGTTCGCCCGGGCGGGCGGCTGA
- a CDS encoding CBS domain-containing protein — protein sequence MAEFVKDVMTPGVVAVRPDASLVEAAQLMRSQNIGDVVVADGQEIVGVLTDRDIAVRAVAEGLDPLTVGAGSVCTPDPLVVAPHDPVSAAEALMREQAVRRLPVVENGLPVGMVSLGDLAEAEDPASPLADISRAAPDTRDARGVPPPPPV from the coding sequence ATGGCCGAGTTCGTGAAGGACGTGATGACCCCGGGCGTGGTCGCCGTCCGCCCGGACGCCTCGCTCGTCGAGGCGGCGCAGCTGATGCGCTCGCAGAACATCGGCGACGTGGTGGTGGCCGACGGGCAGGAGATCGTCGGCGTGCTCACCGACCGCGACATCGCGGTGCGGGCCGTCGCGGAGGGCCTGGACCCGCTGACGGTGGGTGCCGGGTCCGTCTGCACCCCGGACCCGCTGGTGGTGGCGCCGCACGATCCGGTGTCGGCGGCGGAGGCACTCATGCGCGAGCAGGCGGTGCGCCGGCTGCCGGTCGTGGAGAACGGGCTGCCGGTCGGGATGGTCAGCCTCGGCGACCTGGCCGAGGCCGAGGATCCCGCCTCGCCGCTCGCCGACATCAGCCGCGCCGCGCCGGACACCCGGGACGCCCGCGGCGTCCCGCCGCCGCCACCCGTCTGA
- a CDS encoding DUF2795 domain-containing protein — translation MQRGSDRLSVHRDDEMKHELQGLLRSGHPTRTEEWNDPEPTAEDDPEVARGPVTPSRGPTYLEALRLELARTLTRGTFPANPRELSRALRRANAPDALVERVEELPHKERFGNVQQLAQALTGPGAAGRAGPE, via the coding sequence ATGCAGCGAGGCAGTGACCGGCTGAGCGTCCACCGCGACGACGAGATGAAGCACGAATTGCAGGGTCTGCTCAGGTCCGGGCACCCCACCCGCACCGAGGAGTGGAACGACCCGGAGCCGACCGCCGAGGACGATCCGGAGGTCGCGCGCGGCCCGGTGACGCCGAGTCGCGGGCCCACGTACCTGGAGGCGCTCCGGCTGGAGCTGGCCCGGACCCTGACGCGCGGCACCTTTCCCGCGAACCCGCGGGAGCTCTCCCGTGCCCTGCGCCGCGCCAACGCTCCCGACGCCCTGGTCGAGCGGGTGGAGGAGCTGCCGCACAAGGAGCGCTTCGGCAACGTCCAGCAGCTCGCCCAGGCCCTGACCGGGCCCGGAGCCGCCGGGCGGGCCGGCCCCGAGTAG
- a CDS encoding VOC family protein: MDITIHTTALPHDDPEASLAFYRDVLEFEVRSDVGQGRMRWITVGPAGQPGTSILLAPPAADPGITEDERRTITEMMAKGTYGWILLATPDLDGTFEKVQARDAEVVQEPTEQPYGIRDCAFRDPAGNLVRIQEIR; encoded by the coding sequence ATGGACATCACCATTCACACCACCGCCCTCCCGCACGACGACCCGGAGGCGTCGCTCGCCTTCTACCGCGACGTGCTCGAATTCGAGGTCCGCAGCGATGTGGGGCAGGGCCGGATGCGCTGGATCACGGTCGGCCCCGCCGGCCAGCCCGGCACCTCCATCCTGCTGGCGCCGCCGGCCGCCGACCCCGGGATCACCGAGGACGAGCGCCGCACCATCACGGAGATGATGGCCAAGGGCACCTACGGCTGGATCCTGCTGGCCACCCCGGACCTCGACGGCACCTTCGAGAAGGTGCAGGCCCGCGACGCCGAGGTGGTCCAGGAGCCGACCGAGCAGCCGTACGGCATCCGCGACTGCGCCTTCCGCGACCCGGCCGGCAATCTGGTCCGCATCCAGGAGATCCGCTGA
- a CDS encoding thiamine pyrophosphate-requiring protein, with translation MSTKVSDHVLERLRAWGVDHVFGYPGDGINGLLAAWGRADNRPRFVQSRHEEMSAFQAVGYAKFSGRLGVCAATSGPGAIHLLNGLYDAKLDHVPVLAIVGQTHRTAMGGSYQQEVDLHTLYKDVASEFVETVTVPEQLPNVLDRAIRTAYARRCPTAVIIPGDVQELDYSPPTHAFKMVPSSLGRSEWTAIPSEESVRRAAEILNSGDKVAILVGQGAAGARAEVERLAELLGAGVAKALLGKDVLSDELPYVTGSIGLLGTRPSYELMRDCDTLLTIGSSFPYSQFLPEFGKARGVQIDLDPHMVGMRYPYEVNLVGDAKATLERLIPLIDGERGREWFETVCDNVRHWRDVLERRAELDADPVNPEYVARALDPLLPANAIVTCDSGSTANWYARHLTMRPGMRGSLSGTLATMGCAVPYAIGAKFAHPDRPVVALAGDGAMQMNGLAEMITAAKYRDLWEDPRLVVGVWNNRDLNQVTWELRAMGGAPSFEPSQELPDVQYAAFARSLGLTGIRVEKPEDVEAGWRAALEADGPAVVEFLTDPAVPPIPPHATWEQMEATAAALLRGDPDGASVVRQGFKAKMQEFLPGRARK, from the coding sequence ATGAGCACCAAGGTCTCCGACCACGTCCTGGAGCGGCTGCGCGCATGGGGTGTCGACCATGTGTTCGGCTACCCGGGCGACGGCATCAACGGTCTGCTCGCCGCCTGGGGCCGTGCCGACAACCGGCCCCGTTTCGTGCAGTCCCGGCACGAGGAGATGTCCGCGTTCCAGGCGGTCGGGTACGCCAAGTTCAGCGGCCGGCTCGGCGTGTGCGCCGCCACCTCGGGGCCGGGCGCGATCCACCTGCTCAACGGGTTGTACGACGCCAAGCTCGACCACGTCCCGGTGCTGGCGATCGTCGGGCAGACCCACCGCACGGCGATGGGCGGCTCCTATCAGCAGGAGGTGGACCTGCACACCCTCTACAAGGACGTCGCCTCGGAGTTCGTGGAGACCGTGACGGTGCCCGAGCAGCTCCCGAACGTACTGGACCGGGCGATCCGCACCGCGTACGCGCGCCGCTGTCCCACCGCGGTCATCATCCCCGGCGACGTGCAGGAACTGGACTACTCGCCGCCCACCCACGCGTTCAAGATGGTGCCCTCCAGCCTGGGGCGCAGCGAGTGGACCGCGATCCCCTCCGAGGAGTCCGTGCGGCGGGCGGCGGAGATCCTCAACTCCGGTGACAAGGTGGCGATCCTGGTCGGGCAGGGCGCGGCCGGGGCCCGGGCCGAGGTGGAGCGGCTCGCCGAGCTGCTGGGGGCCGGGGTGGCCAAGGCGCTGCTCGGCAAGGACGTGCTGAGCGACGAACTGCCGTACGTCACCGGCTCGATCGGCCTGCTCGGCACGCGGCCGAGCTATGAGCTGATGCGCGACTGCGACACGCTGCTGACCATCGGGTCGTCGTTCCCGTACTCGCAGTTCCTGCCGGAGTTCGGCAAGGCACGGGGCGTGCAGATCGACCTGGACCCGCACATGGTGGGCATGCGCTATCCCTACGAGGTGAATCTCGTCGGCGACGCCAAGGCGACGCTGGAGCGGCTGATCCCGCTGATCGACGGCGAGCGCGGGCGGGAGTGGTTCGAGACGGTGTGCGACAACGTCCGGCACTGGCGGGACGTGCTGGAACGGCGCGCGGAGCTGGACGCCGACCCGGTCAATCCGGAGTACGTGGCCCGCGCCCTGGACCCGCTGCTGCCGGCGAACGCGATCGTCACCTGCGACTCGGGCTCCACCGCCAACTGGTACGCCCGGCACCTGACCATGCGGCCCGGCATGCGCGGTTCGCTGTCCGGCACGCTGGCGACGATGGGGTGCGCGGTGCCGTACGCGATCGGCGCCAAGTTCGCCCACCCCGACCGGCCGGTGGTCGCCCTGGCGGGGGACGGCGCGATGCAGATGAACGGGCTCGCGGAGATGATCACCGCGGCGAAGTACCGGGACCTGTGGGAGGACCCGCGGCTGGTCGTGGGCGTGTGGAACAACCGCGACCTGAACCAGGTCACCTGGGAGCTGCGGGCCATGGGCGGCGCCCCGTCCTTCGAGCCCTCGCAGGAGCTTCCGGACGTCCAGTACGCGGCGTTCGCCCGGTCGCTGGGGCTGACCGGCATCCGGGTGGAGAAGCCCGAGGACGTGGAGGCGGGCTGGCGGGCCGCGCTGGAGGCGGACGGCCCCGCGGTGGTGGAGTTCCTCACCGACCCCGCGGTGCCGCCGATCCCGCCGCACGCCACCTGGGAGCAGATGGAGGCCACGGCCGCCGCACTCCTCAGGGGCGACCCGGACGGTGCCTCGGTGGTCAGGCAGGGCTTCAAGGCGAAGATGCAGGAGTTCCTGCCGGGCCGGGCGAGGAAGTAG
- a CDS encoding RNA polymerase sigma factor SigF gives MPTPPRAQRHPHDDAPDTADAFRRLAALPDGPRRDALRDEIVEAWLPMAERLAGRFRSRGESPEDLRQVAALGLVKAVDRYDPGRGHAFESYAVPTITGEIKRHFRDHLWTLHVPRRVQELRNRVRVAGQELSRTVSGRRPTVAEIAERAELSEEDAREGLEALETFTALSLDAELPGGEDGYSLRDSLGGPDPALDTVVDREAVRERLAALPERERAILYMRFFDDMTQSSIAERLGISQMHVSRLISRCCTRVREQVMREPV, from the coding sequence ATGCCGACACCGCCCCGCGCACAGCGCCACCCGCACGACGACGCCCCCGACACCGCCGACGCCTTCCGTCGACTCGCGGCGCTCCCCGACGGACCGCGGCGCGACGCGCTCCGCGACGAGATCGTCGAAGCCTGGCTGCCCATGGCAGAACGGCTCGCGGGACGGTTCCGCAGCCGCGGCGAGAGCCCCGAGGACCTGCGCCAGGTCGCCGCCCTCGGGCTGGTCAAGGCCGTCGACCGGTACGACCCCGGCCGCGGCCACGCCTTCGAGAGCTACGCCGTGCCCACGATCACCGGCGAGATCAAGCGCCACTTCCGCGACCACCTGTGGACCCTGCACGTGCCCCGCCGGGTGCAGGAGCTGCGCAACCGGGTCCGCGTGGCCGGCCAGGAGCTGTCCCGCACCGTCTCCGGCCGCCGGCCCACCGTCGCCGAGATCGCCGAGCGCGCGGAGCTGAGCGAGGAGGACGCCCGGGAGGGGCTGGAGGCCCTGGAGACCTTCACCGCCCTGTCCCTGGACGCCGAGCTGCCCGGCGGCGAGGACGGCTACTCCCTGCGCGACTCCCTCGGCGGTCCCGATCCGGCCCTCGACACCGTCGTCGACCGCGAGGCCGTCAGAGAACGCCTGGCCGCCCTGCCGGAACGCGAACGGGCCATCCTCTACATGCGGTTCTTCGACGACATGACCCAGAGCAGCATCGCCGAGCGGCTCGGCATCTCCCAGATGCACGTCTCCCGGCTCATCAGCCGGTGCTGCACCCGGGTGCGGGAACAGGTGATGCGCGAGCCCGTGTGA